The genomic interval ATATTCAAGCACTGAGACCAGCAAGGAGTAGCTAACAATGTTTAGCTCTTTATCACCCAAATAAAGTCGGTTGTCCTTAGGGATATACCCCAAAAGATACAttgttctgaaacaaaacaaagaatattcATCTTGAATAAATCCAATACCAAATAgtctataaaaaaaatccaatagtTCTTACAGTAGCAAGAATACTCACATGAAAAATTCTACTTTTACTATATGTACACTTTCACATAACACTGTTTATTCCCTCCAAGATTACATTACTGCCTCAGAACATACATTAGCATGATATATAAGAAAAAGTAGTAATGCATGTCAAGCAGGTGACAAAGTTCACCTTGTCCTAACCTCGTTGAAAGAACCTTTAACGCTTGCTTATAACCCGATGCAGCAACTTACCTGTCTAAATGGGCAATAGTGACAATTTCTCCTCCAACATAGTAGTTGAGTCTGTTCACAGAACTGGTGTAAATAAAGCAGTCGCCTACCCACAAGCCTGTTTTCACAATCTCTTGAATCTCACCAAGAACCTGCAAATTAAGTTTGATTTCATTAGATATATAAAAAGGTTCTTTTAGATAGCAGTAAGACTATTGcagtttcaaattaaatttaatattcTATACTTAAGTAAATAGTTGGGCaagttacaaaaataagttTAGATACAGACTGTAAGTACATAAATGATGCTTTTAGTTTTACAAAAATGCTGTAACATGAAATCTCTACCTTAATTCTTAACTAAGCCAATTATAAGTCTAGGAAACAAGCACCAAACCAAGCATTAAGCAAGATAATCAAAGACaactttccttctgaaatttttgtttctgacatTTCACAGCATGAGGTTTTTTCACTTCTTCTCAAACTTCaataacatttcaaaacttgaaaattgcagaaaaagTTTAAGCTACATAAACGTACTACCcaaaagtgtgttttaaaagtaaCCTCTATAACTCTGTGAGAATAGTAAACAGATGTCTGAAGAGAAATGCAGGCATCAAGGTCTGTCACGCTGGGATTCAAACAGGGGTACTCTCCCCAGGAACCCAAATAAAATGATTAACAGTGTTCCTCAGGCAGATGTATATAAAATTTAATAGGACTACGTTAAGGACTCCCCTCTACTCTGGGAAGACTTGCTTCCATGATCTCTAATcctattccattttttaaatagaaggtACCTCAAAAGCATCTTCAATTCCATCTTCAGTGACACCTTCATGTGTTTCTTGGGCGGCTGCAACTTTTTCTGATAGGTATTTCAGAATGAAGAATGACTCTTCTGTAGCAATGCAGACAAGCTCACCCGAGTCAGACCAGAAAATCTGTATCATCAGAATCAACAACAGCACTGTTTCAACAACCCCAGGTTAAGAAAGGAGGATGTATAAATTAAGGTTAAAACATACTAACTCTAACAGAAGCTTTAGGACCTGAGAAGCCAACACATACacggatttttttcccccttctgctACAGGACTCAGATAAACTTAAGAGGTTATTACTTTATGCTTGACAGCTTGGCTTCATTCCAGAAAATCAGCAGtctagtaaaaaaataaaatcagtaaacACAGACAGGTAAATATCTTTAGTCCCATCTAGAAACTTACATGTTTGGGCTGAATTTCAATTCTGCGAATCAATTCTGTGTTTTCCCAATCATAGAATGCCAAACCATTAACAGATCTGACCCCCAACAGGAAGCCACCATAGATGcctgcaagaaaacaaaggtgGAAGAAATCCACATTGTGCAAAAAAATGCACCAAcatatctattttaaaagtaaacactTACCTTCTGCTCCAAAATCAGGTTTGAATGACTTCTTctctttgaaatttttaaatatctttacaACACTGTTGCTCTCCCTAATTGCGTATCTAAATAGAGATtgcattgtaaaaaaaaaaaaaaaaaaaaattattcaagctTCCGAAGTAGCAAATTACTAAGACTGTAAGCTGCTACAAGACAACTGCATTTGATTTACCTTCAAAAATTAGCAGAGCActacaaatggaaaattttaaagcagGACAGTTATTGAAAGTTCACTATCCACACAGGTTTTAGTCTTCAGGCCAGTTTACCGTTTGTACAGCCTGAAAACTAGCAGCAGCAAATTTCAGTTAATACAAAGGGAAAAGTGTGCAACACTTACTCTGAAGAATCATGCGCCCATACAAACTCCTGTGCAGAACCAAAGCTCTTGTTTCTCAAAGCCATAGCTGTGTAGATGATGTATTCACCATCACCACACACTACTACAAACCTAGAGCATGAGAAAGATGCATCTGTCAGGTATCTGTGTTCAGTTCAATAGGCATGATCGAGCAGACAAATTATCTTACAAGTTAAAGGCCCCTAGCCCAATATAATCACTGCAAATGCAGACAGAATAAAAGAGCTTTGCATATTCCAAAAGTGTCACAGAACCGGATTTTTCCCTGTGTCATGTTGCTAGCTACTTGCtattccctcttccttctggtCTCCACTGAGCGGCTCTTGTGCCTTGTAtccctttaccttttcttttaatttagcttATCTGTTAACAAAAAACAATTCAAGAGAAGTGATAAAAGAATGTGGTTTGCTGCTACTACCTTAAACATTTTGCTTGCACACTTCTTCCCCAACCTACAGTGTTCAGCTTCTCTGTTTAAGCTGTGAGCTCTTATAGGCGAAGCCCATCTATTACTCTGATTTTACAGTGCCTGGCTTCGATATACCTGTTCGCCACCAGCACACATGcaactcatttttttaatccaaaaagTTTCccaatgcaaaagaaaaaaaaggacattttttcagaatgtcagaaatttttaagtattttgttcTAAAATCTATTACCGTCCATTAGGGTTGTGCTGAATTGTCTGAGGATAGATTTCACAGCTCCCCATATCCTTTACAGCCAGTGGCAATCTTTCTCCATCTTTGATTTCAGCATCTCCCATCGCTTTCAAGTTAGCCTGTTGGACTTCTGAATGTTTAgcccaaataatttttccatttgcatcCATGGACATGGCAGGTTCTTCACGACCAAGCTAGGAAGTGTAGCGTAAGAGTTTAGCAGATGGAGAAAATACattcttgattttcttttcagttgaaCATATCTAGTGAAATACCCTGGCTCTGTCTAAAAATGCcaaattttcagtattttacatATTATCACAGAATCAGAAATCAGTTGCTCTGTACACAGGACAGTGATGAATAAccatttctcatttcaaattattaattGTACCTTAACAATAATGCTGCCTTCATCATATCCCAAAGCCACATTATTGGATCCTCTTAAACTGGCCACACACCACACTCTCTCCATACCATAGTTGAGGGTACTTTCCAGGCGGTAAGTGCTTGAATGCCAAATGCGCACAGTTcctagaggaaaaagaaagaaatacatgtcTTACCTCTTCTCTCAATGCGAGGGCAGGAGGTGTGTAGCCACACCACAAGAAGAGTTCTCCCATAAGTTCTTCCCCTGTCCTTTATCtatcagaaaatacaaaattaccGTCTTCCGAGCCTGTGATAATGATAGGCAATTCAGGATGGAAGCTGACACATGACACATTTTGAGCATGTCCTTCCAGTGTTTGTACAcatgttttattctgaaaaaaaaaaaaaagagttggaaGTACAGGTAATAAACTCGTTGCTACATTTTTAccttaatttcttaaataatctCTCCCCAAATCCAAAATTTatctgaaaacatatttctctAGATTTCTTCcaataacatttatttctaaaatgctcAAATAGCATTAGACATTAAAAACTATGATTGTATTAAGCTAATTTCTCCTccccagaagaaaatatttatttcccttgaCATAGTTGTTTTCCCTCTATTTTCAGATGGGTTTTTCCCTAGAAGATATGCTTTCTCAGAGCTACGTAGCACAACAGATTAAAGCAAGAtagaaagctgagaaaaaaaaaaaaaaatcagagtgaaACATCTATCTGAATCTAATTACAGGTGAAGCTAGATCCAATATTGTCTTTGTTAAGAATGTTCATTCACACAGTTGTGAAAGAAAAGTCTACTCTGCTTGAGACAACTAAGATTAGACTATGTAACTGATGTATACAACTGTACATGGTGGCAAAATTTCAAGCACTGTTATGTAACAGTCATTACTGCAGTGCCTACTTAAATTAACAGCTCTAGCTTTAACTTCTGAGCTTGGATTTACTCCAGGGCAATATGCTTTAACAACCAGAAAGTACTATCTAACAAATTCCGTCTTGCCCTTCTGGCCATTCATACACTTGTACACAGGAAGAACTTAGGAGCTCTAGGTTCCAGCAACAGAACTGAATCCCTGGGTTCAAGCTCTCTTTCCTGTAGAGCACTCAAACAAGTCACTTCATGACCTCTGCAAATTTTCAAGTAGAAGCACACGcacgtgtgtgcatgcacacatgcgCCTGTGTAAATGTACATACGATGAAAAAGACAACAGGGAAGGGaatgaacaaaaaaggaaaaaaattaatgagaagTGAAAGGATGGAAAGAGTGATATTTGAACATAGAAGAGGAGCACCttaaagcacaaaaaaagaagtccaaaaGGTAGAAATTACTACGTTACAAGAAAAAACCTAATGCTAATAATAGAAACTTTATGCCAAATTTAATTCTACTAATTAACTTTGAGGTTATTTAAATTCACAGCAGGTTTTCTCAAGGgttaacaaattttttttttttttaaatgaaaaatatgtcaTGAAATATGTCCCCCCCACTTCCTTCTTTCCaaggaaagatgaggaaaatCTGTTGGTGTATTCAagcccttttcctctttttctgtttcttcactaATGGTTTTGCTATGGCAGTCTGCACAAAAGTTTATGAAGAGTTGAACACATACCTGGTAGTCCCAGATCTTAACCAACCGGTCATCTGCACCTGAAATGAGATACGGCTTGTCTCCTCCACTGTAATAGTCAATGCAGTTTACTCCTTTCTCATGGCCTTCCAAAGTAAAGTTGGGTGAAGAAGAGCCAAGCTGCCACaccttcccagaaaaaaaaaaacaaacaacaaaacaaaccgAAAAACCCAACCGCACATAGTTATCGGTCTTTTGCATCCAGGTCAACCTTGCCAAACAGAGTAAGTATTTAGATGTACTTTACAATTCCAAAGATACAGCATATGGAATTCCAAAgacatgtttgttttattaGGTGAAGAACCTGAACAACTGCTTATCAAACTGCCaatccttcccccccccccccccaacagaaATAACATGCTGAGTTGCACATGCTGTGCTCACATGTCAAAACAAtggaatttgtttctttcaactttttttttaaaggacataaAACCCTATAAAACTACTTCTTACAAACAGTGTCTTTGTTTATGAAATTAACTAATAGACCTAGAAAAAGCAATCAACTATTCGTGCATACACAAGTTGCCCCTAGCTGTgtcctgaattttattttttccagttacatTAAATGAATGACAAATCTTATGCTAAATGAAGACtcaaaattaatcaaataaagTTGTAGATATACTACTATTTTCCCATGATTATCACATCAAACCAACATTTATATGCACCTAATCTCAACATCTGAGGACatacaaaatcaaaaccagctttttacAGCCAATATACTGATAATTTATAGCAATTGTGAGGAAGTCTCACTGCTCAGATGGCTGTAAAGATATTTAGTAATAGTTTCACAGCAAATGAGACTCATCAGGGTCTACCATGAGAAGGCTGAAGACACCTTTGGAAACAATTCAGTAGATAGACAGccaaagacatgaaaataatGGGAGAAACGCCtttactgtttttgtttttttttaaatgcacacaGTTAAAGGCTTTACgcactatatatatattttcaattCTCCCAAACTCCTCATTGACGGTATAACCGTTACTCCTCCCCAATATTTCTGTGCAATCCAAATGGAAATGTAGCACTTAAAGTTTAGAGAACGCACTTCAATGATTAGAGGTGACAGGTAATCTTGTAAATTTACTGAATTACTTAGGAGATGCATAGTAACTCAACCAACGTTCAGGTCTTTGGTCAATAAAAATTCTACTGTTGCACCTGCTTTTAAGAGTTTTGACCCATTGTCCATACAGTATTATTGGTTTGTGTACTCTGTATGATAATTACTTAACGactaaaaaaccacaaaacagagTTTCTCTACCTTGATTGTCCTATCCAAAGAGGCACTGGCAAACTGATTATTGTCTTTTGGGTTTATGACAATCTGCATGACATAATGGGTGTGTCCTTCAAACACCTGAGAACAAGACCATT from Gymnogyps californianus isolate 813 chromosome 10, ASM1813914v2, whole genome shotgun sequence carries:
- the COPB2 gene encoding coatomer subunit beta' isoform X2; the encoded protein is MLIKLWDWDKKWSCSQVFEGHTHYVMQIVINPKDNNQFASASLDRTIKVWQLGSSSPNFTLEGHEKGVNCIDYYSGGDKPYLISGADDRLVKIWDYQNKTCVQTLEGHAQNVSCVSFHPELPIIITGSEDGTVRIWHSSTYRLESTLNYGMERVWCVASLRGSNNVALGYDEGSIIVKLGREEPAMSMDANGKIIWAKHSEVQQANLKAMGDAEIKDGERLPLAVKDMGSCEIYPQTIQHNPNGRFVVVCGDGEYIIYTAMALRNKSFGSAQEFVWAHDSSEYAIRESNSVVKIFKNFKEKKSFKPDFGAEGIYGGFLLGVRSVNGLAFYDWENTELIRRIEIQPKHIFWSDSGELVCIATEESFFILKYLSEKVAAAQETHEGVTEDGIEDAFEVLGEIQEIVKTGLWVGDCFIYTSSVNRLNYYVGGEIVTIAHLDRTMYLLGYIPKDNRLYLGDKELNIVSYSLLVSVLEYQTAVMRRDFGMADKVLPTIPKEQRTRVAHFLEKQGFKQQALAVSTDPEHRFELALQLGELKIAYQLAVEAESEQKWKQLAELAISKCQFGLAQECLHHAQDYGGLLLLATASGNANMVNKLAEGAAKDGKNNVAFMSYFLQGKLDSCLELLIKTGRLPEAAFLARTYLPSQVSRVVKLWRENLSKVNQKAAESLADPTEYENLFPGLKEAFVAEEYVKESLADLRPAREYPLVTPNEERNLLEEAKGFEPSGVVASQKKAEEQVPSPKQEVMKTVLQNSDLLPTRDQKTLLDLEDDLDNLDLEDIDTTDINLDEEILDE
- the COPB2 gene encoding coatomer subunit beta' isoform X1; its protein translation is MPLRLDIKRKLTARSDRVKSVDLHPTEPWMLASLYNGSVCVWNHETQTLVKTFEVCDLPVRAAKFVARKNWVVTGADDMQIRVFNYNTLERVHMFEAHSDYIRCIAVHPTQPFILTSSDDMLIKLWDWDKKWSCSQVFEGHTHYVMQIVINPKDNNQFASASLDRTIKVWQLGSSSPNFTLEGHEKGVNCIDYYSGGDKPYLISGADDRLVKIWDYQNKTCVQTLEGHAQNVSCVSFHPELPIIITGSEDGTVRIWHSSTYRLESTLNYGMERVWCVASLRGSNNVALGYDEGSIIVKLGREEPAMSMDANGKIIWAKHSEVQQANLKAMGDAEIKDGERLPLAVKDMGSCEIYPQTIQHNPNGRFVVVCGDGEYIIYTAMALRNKSFGSAQEFVWAHDSSEYAIRESNSVVKIFKNFKEKKSFKPDFGAEGIYGGFLLGVRSVNGLAFYDWENTELIRRIEIQPKHIFWSDSGELVCIATEESFFILKYLSEKVAAAQETHEGVTEDGIEDAFEVLGEIQEIVKTGLWVGDCFIYTSSVNRLNYYVGGEIVTIAHLDRTMYLLGYIPKDNRLYLGDKELNIVSYSLLVSVLEYQTAVMRRDFGMADKVLPTIPKEQRTRVAHFLEKQGFKQQALAVSTDPEHRFELALQLGELKIAYQLAVEAESEQKWKQLAELAISKCQFGLAQECLHHAQDYGGLLLLATASGNANMVNKLAEGAAKDGKNNVAFMSYFLQGKLDSCLELLIKTGRLPEAAFLARTYLPSQVSRVVKLWRENLSKVNQKAAESLADPTEYENLFPGLKEAFVAEEYVKESLADLRPAREYPLVTPNEERNLLEEAKGFEPSGVVASQKKAEEQVPSPKQEVMKTVLQNSDLLPTRDQKTLLDLEDDLDNLDLEDIDTTDINLDEEILDE